From one Halothece sp. PCC 7418 genomic stretch:
- a CDS encoding response regulator, producing MKLSVRSRWILFLLTLGAIAGNYFNLPLFFRVDLLFGTIFALTVIKLYGIGWGTLVGLLAGSYTLHLWSHPYAMIIFTLEVFIVGWLFHRQGLKDLALADALYWLIIGIPLIWLCYEHLLEMNPPQSTLIIFKQPINGLINAIIANFITNYLPWNKWLQRENIDDFRLSFQQTLANLLTAFIFVPVIVLMVWQGYINVQQTENRVESYLTTIAEDTLARMELWQRPYQQALDQLAKSALEEDVVSLQVKIEFIQAGFPDFLRIYATDSQGTIIASSTNKNQSKNDLIGTNIAEKDIFQKTSRTLKTQVSEVHRDEADQTPHVGISVPLINQGQFQGLVYGSFNWQGLKQLLIDDQQNDLLTIKNGSTNRILAQFTLLDQNRNLIVSTREDSQLMKPLSIQGITKPISDRVHLNIPNRAFHTSAMIQWRNSSYVLTISGTEQEPLRNSQLISGLQLRVELPAAPFVDRLQYNYINYLAVMLGVTILGLLLAFFLSRQLVKPLQKLAGVTTDLPNKVSENLNIKWQRSRIAEVDHLITNFQQMALVLSYKFQELSEAKATLEARVKERTKSLTQYKIIVENSTDAIMIKDLDGVYLLVNQSVADYLGYKQREIIGHTDIELFGSDAGKQLQEQEQMVMKFKNQEIITYKEALPTVYGERIFQTTRIPYYDDNKEVIGIIGICRDITEREQTNQQIQEQSQALETGLRQQVILSEIALQLNLLEDFESTINSVLQKIGEHTQVSRVYIFEDQSETVTHNTFEWCNVGITPHKEQLQQVNYLTDIPSWKPLLLQDGRIYSEDIQTLPWDLRVILESQAIKSIIIYPLYVQGKFFGFIGFDECVEIRQWKQSELELLRTVASMIGNAYERRLMEQSVIDQRDKANKANQAKSEFLANMSHEIRTPMNAIIGMTGLLLDTPLNNEQKEFTEIIRNSGDTLLTLINDILDFSKIESGKLALEPTRFSLRHCVESALDLVTQKALEKNLELAYFVDPNLPSEILADEARLRQILVNLLSNAVKFTEEGEVLVQVSSLSLFSGKIQLLFAVHDTGVGIPPDKMNRLFRPFSQVDSSYTRRMMGSGLGLVISRRLSELMGGQMWVTSHGAIAGSNPNDWQPEENCLPLSPSFDVNKGSTFYFTMTSDVATARRNFDTLQPLTGKQVLVVDDSATHRQVLQLQLQNWEMNVQTAASGKSALTLLSQNDSFDLAILDTQIPEMDGLTLAQKIRQSPQGKQLPLLCLTALGNARSTLRENMSGNCIAWLNKPIKQSQLYNILVDHFVPHPEQTLTSSNLSDTNMSPQLADQYPFKILLAEDNVVNQKVALRMLERLGYRADVVANGLEVLEALRRQSYDVILMDVQMPELDGISTTRLIREHNDNSDYPWIIAMTANAVGEAKQAGLEAGMNEYLTKPVKLDQLSRVLQQVCQNQNAVASDASESDVNLPLIDEQIFCNLEEIMDDHEEMLELIDSFLEDSEALMSAIAQAYQNHNIQQLQQQAHALKGSSANLGLSALSEVCREIDRHGKAQQLPSASLMEQLQTTYQETAVALQTKRNHHDSRKT from the coding sequence ATGAAATTATCGGTTCGATCGCGCTGGATTTTGTTTTTACTAACCCTAGGCGCGATCGCTGGCAACTATTTTAACCTTCCTCTGTTTTTTCGCGTTGATCTTCTCTTCGGGACGATCTTCGCCCTTACCGTGATCAAACTCTATGGTATCGGTTGGGGAACATTAGTGGGGTTGCTTGCTGGGAGTTACACCCTCCATTTATGGAGTCATCCTTATGCGATGATTATCTTCACCCTTGAGGTGTTCATCGTTGGCTGGCTATTTCATCGACAAGGATTGAAAGATCTCGCCCTAGCAGATGCGCTTTACTGGCTAATCATCGGTATTCCTTTGATTTGGCTATGTTATGAACATCTCTTAGAGATGAATCCCCCACAAAGTACATTGATTATCTTCAAGCAACCGATTAACGGGCTCATTAATGCCATCATTGCTAATTTTATTACCAATTACTTGCCTTGGAATAAATGGCTGCAACGGGAGAATATTGATGATTTTAGACTATCATTCCAGCAAACACTTGCGAATCTCCTAACGGCTTTCATTTTTGTGCCAGTGATTGTTTTGATGGTTTGGCAGGGGTATATTAATGTTCAGCAAACAGAAAATCGAGTCGAATCTTATCTCACAACGATTGCTGAGGATACTCTAGCAAGAATGGAGTTGTGGCAACGTCCTTATCAACAAGCCTTAGACCAACTTGCTAAATCAGCCCTAGAAGAAGATGTGGTTTCTTTACAAGTCAAAATAGAATTTATCCAAGCTGGATTCCCAGATTTCCTAAGAATTTATGCCACTGATTCTCAAGGAACAATTATTGCGAGTTCCACTAATAAAAATCAAAGCAAGAATGACTTAATCGGAACAAATATTGCTGAGAAAGACATTTTTCAAAAAACCAGTCGTACCCTGAAAACTCAAGTGAGTGAAGTTCATCGAGACGAAGCAGATCAAACGCCCCATGTTGGAATTAGTGTTCCCCTTATCAATCAGGGTCAATTTCAAGGTTTAGTTTATGGGTCTTTTAATTGGCAAGGATTAAAGCAATTGCTGATCGATGATCAACAAAATGATTTATTAACTATAAAAAACGGATCAACAAATAGAATTCTAGCACAATTTACCTTACTCGATCAAAACCGAAACCTTATTGTCAGCACTCGCGAAGACTCGCAACTGATGAAACCGTTGTCGATTCAAGGAATAACAAAACCCATCAGCGATCGCGTTCACTTGAATATTCCCAATCGAGCTTTCCATACTTCAGCAATGATCCAATGGCGGAACTCTAGCTATGTTTTAACTATCAGTGGAACGGAACAAGAACCTCTGAGAAATAGTCAACTAATCTCAGGATTGCAATTAAGAGTTGAACTCCCCGCAGCCCCTTTTGTGGATAGATTGCAGTATAACTATATCAATTATTTAGCCGTCATGCTTGGGGTGACAATTTTGGGTTTACTCTTGGCATTTTTCCTCAGCCGTCAACTGGTGAAACCGTTGCAGAAGTTAGCAGGAGTAACCACTGATTTACCGAATAAAGTCTCAGAAAACCTCAATATTAAGTGGCAGCGATCGCGCATTGCAGAAGTGGATCATTTGATTACAAACTTTCAACAAATGGCGCTAGTTCTTTCTTATAAATTCCAAGAACTTTCTGAGGCAAAAGCAACCTTAGAGGCGCGAGTCAAAGAACGCACTAAAAGCCTGACTCAATACAAAATTATTGTTGAAAATTCCACCGATGCCATCATGATTAAAGATCTCGATGGAGTCTATCTACTGGTCAACCAAAGTGTTGCGGATTATCTTGGGTATAAACAACGAGAAATCATTGGTCACACTGATATAGAATTATTTGGGTCAGATGCGGGAAAACAATTACAAGAACAAGAACAAATGGTGATGAAATTTAAAAATCAAGAAATTATCACCTATAAAGAAGCACTCCCCACAGTTTATGGAGAACGGATTTTTCAAACCACTCGCATTCCTTACTATGATGATAATAAAGAAGTTATTGGTATCATTGGCATTTGTCGAGATATTACAGAGCGAGAACAGACCAATCAACAAATTCAAGAACAAAGTCAAGCCTTAGAAACAGGACTGAGACAGCAGGTTATTTTATCAGAAATTGCGCTCCAACTGAATTTACTAGAAGACTTTGAATCAACAATTAACTCTGTACTGCAAAAAATTGGTGAACATACCCAAGTCAGTCGCGTTTATATTTTTGAAGATCAATCGGAAACAGTCACCCATAATACATTTGAATGGTGTAACGTGGGGATTACTCCGCACAAAGAACAACTACAACAAGTTAATTATCTTACCGACATTCCCTCTTGGAAACCCCTTTTATTGCAAGACGGTCGAATTTATTCTGAAGATATTCAAACACTCCCTTGGGATCTCAGAGTGATTTTAGAATCACAAGCTATTAAATCAATCATTATTTATCCTCTCTATGTGCAAGGGAAATTCTTTGGTTTTATTGGATTTGATGAATGTGTTGAAATTCGACAATGGAAACAATCAGAATTAGAACTCTTACGCACTGTAGCCAGCATGATTGGTAATGCTTATGAACGTCGTTTAATGGAACAATCGGTCATCGATCAACGGGATAAAGCCAATAAAGCGAACCAAGCCAAAAGTGAATTTCTCGCCAATATGAGTCATGAAATTCGCACGCCCATGAATGCCATTATTGGAATGACGGGATTGTTACTGGATACCCCATTAAATAACGAGCAAAAAGAATTTACAGAAATCATTCGTAATAGTGGCGATACCTTGCTGACATTAATTAATGATATTTTAGATTTCTCAAAAATAGAGTCGGGAAAGTTAGCCCTCGAACCAACTCGCTTTTCCTTACGTCATTGTGTGGAATCCGCGTTAGACTTAGTCACCCAAAAGGCTCTAGAAAAAAACTTAGAATTAGCGTATTTTGTTGATCCTAATCTGCCTAGTGAAATCTTAGCGGATGAAGCGCGATTACGACAGATTTTGGTGAATTTACTCAGTAATGCCGTAAAATTTACCGAGGAAGGAGAAGTTCTGGTGCAAGTGAGTTCTTTATCTCTCTTTTCTGGAAAAATTCAATTATTATTTGCTGTTCATGATACAGGAGTCGGGATTCCTCCTGATAAAATGAATCGTCTTTTCCGACCCTTTTCTCAAGTGGATTCCTCTTATACTCGGCGCATGATGGGGAGTGGGTTAGGTTTAGTCATTTCCCGCCGACTTTCTGAGTTAATGGGAGGACAAATGTGGGTCACCAGTCATGGTGCAATTGCGGGATCAAACCCCAATGATTGGCAACCCGAAGAAAATTGTTTACCATTATCGCCCTCATTTGATGTCAACAAGGGATCAACATTTTACTTTACCATGACCTCGGACGTGGCAACAGCACGCAGAAATTTTGACACACTACAACCGCTAACAGGAAAACAGGTCTTAGTGGTGGATGATAGTGCGACCCATCGCCAAGTTTTACAGTTACAACTCCAAAATTGGGAAATGAATGTCCAAACGGCTGCTTCTGGAAAGTCAGCTTTAACTCTTCTTTCTCAAAATGATTCGTTTGATTTAGCGATTTTAGATACGCAGATACCAGAGATGGATGGTTTGACTTTAGCCCAAAAAATCCGTCAGTCTCCTCAAGGAAAACAACTTCCTTTGTTATGTTTAACCGCTTTAGGAAATGCGCGATCTACACTTAGGGAAAACATGAGTGGTAACTGTATTGCATGGTTAAATAAACCGATTAAGCAGTCCCAGTTATACAACATTCTTGTTGATCATTTTGTTCCTCATCCCGAACAAACCCTTACTTCTTCTAATCTTTCGGATACCAATATGAGCCCTCAACTTGCTGACCAATACCCTTTCAAAATCCTCCTTGCTGAAGATAATGTTGTTAATCAGAAAGTTGCTTTGCGGATGTTGGAACGTCTAGGCTATCGGGCTGATGTGGTAGCGAATGGGTTAGAAGTGTTAGAAGCCCTGCGCCGTCAAAGCTATGATGTAATTTTAATGGATGTGCAAATGCCAGAGTTAGATGGGATTTCTACAACTCGGCTGATTCGAGAACATAATGATAATTCTGATTATCCTTGGATTATCGCGATGACGGCTAATGCGGTGGGAGAAGCCAAACAAGCGGGGTTAGAAGCAGGGATGAATGAGTATTTAACGAAGCCTGTTAAACTCGACCAGTTAAGTCGGGTGTTACAACAAGTCTGTCAGAATCAAAATGCAGTTGCGTCGGATGCTTCGGAGTCAGATGTTAACCTCCCCCTGATTGATGAACAAATCTTTTGTAATCTAGAAGAGATTATGGATGATCATGAAGAGATGTTGGAATTGATTGATAGTTTTTTAGAAGATAGTGAAGCATTAATGAGCGCGATCGCGCAAGCCTATCAAAATCATAATATTCAACAATTGCAACAGCAAGCTCACGCCCTGAAAGGAAGTAGCGCTAACCTTGGTTTATCTGCTCTTTCTGAAGTCTGTCGGGAAATCGATCGTCATGGGAAAGCCCAGCAACTCCCTTCTGCATCATTGATGGAACAACTGCAAACAACTTATCAAGAAACGGCGGTTGCTTTGCAGACCAAGCGAAATCATCATGATTCCCGTAAGACATAA